TACATTCAGGCCGCCTGTAACTTGCCAATGGTATTGCCTCCAACCGTACTAGGTTTCGGGCTTTTGTTTGTAATGGGACCTTATTCTGTGATTGGCAGTTTTTGGAAATCACTAACAGGCTCTTCTTTAACGTTCTCTTTTTTCGGACTTGTTCTTGGTTCGTTATTGTACAGTTTGCCCTTTGGGATCTTACCCATGCAAGCAGCGTTCGAAAAAATAGATGATGACCTCATTGAGGCAGGGCGTGCTTTAGGGCTCTCAAATCTTCAAACGTTCTTTTACGTTGTGCTTCCTAATAGTCGTGGTGGCCTTGCCGCGTCTGCTGCTCTTATTTTTGCCCATACAGTGGGAGAATTTGGTGTTGCGCTGATGATTGGTGGTTCTATTCCTCATGAAACCCGCGTGATATCAATCGCTATTTTTGAACATACAGAAAGCATTAACTACGAGGCGGCGGCGATACTTTCTTTGGTCTTACTTGTTGTCAGCTATATCTCGCTAGTTTTCATAGGGAAAAGCTCAACAGGTGAGGTTGGAGGACATGTGCGGGCTCGCAACAACAATACTAAAAAAAAGGAATTTCCTTATGGCACCGTGCAAACCGTATGCATCAGAACTTTCGACTAGTGAAAATATTGAGCTGTACGAAAATGGAAGCGTTGCCGCGTGTTCGATTGTAGCACCGTGCATAGTTGAAACGCAGGCTGGAAAGCTTACTCCCCAATATTCAACAGATGATTTGCGTAAGAAAACTCTTCAAGCGGTTTCATTTTACCGGAGCGGGGCATTGCGCTCCTTACCGTTAGAGACTCAGAGTCCTGTACTCACTCCGATAGGTGAGATAGCTGCTGAACTAGTCACTTTTTATGAGAGTGGCGCAGTGAAAAGGGTGTTCCCCCTTAATGGCAAACTTTCCGGTTATTGGGGAGAGGACGACGAGATGTCTCTTTCAGAGAACCTTACTATAGAGATAGCAGGAAGCAATCTAACAGCACGATGTATCAATATCAGTTTTTATGAGCATGGAAGCGTGGAAAGCATTACTCTTTGGCCTAAGGAAAATGTCTTACTAAAGACCCCTATTGGGGAAATGCAAATTCGTACAGGGATTAAATTCAGCCATACTGGTAAAATTCTTTCCGTAGAGCCTGCCGTTCCTACTTCAGTAGAAACATCAATTGGAAAAGTAACTGCATACGATAATGATGTAGTCGGAATTATAGGTGACAATAATTCGTTAGTTTTCTCTGAAAATGGAGACCTTCGCAGCATCACAACTATGCATACAAAAGTTGTTGCTACAGCTTTAAACGGAAAGAAAAGTGAAGTTTCCCCAGCGACGCGCGAAAGTTTATGCGGGAATGAAGATAAAGAGTTCGTTCCTATGGTGATAGAATTTTTATCGAAAGGAATACGGGTAACAACCGAGCCCGGTGGTTCGTCGCGAACCTTTAGTTATGACGAGTATGACATTACGTCACAAACATATCATTCTGAGTTGGAAACAGCTTTGGGGTTGGCAAGCTCTTGTTCGATGTAATTTTCTTGGTAAACAGTGTAAGTTTTCGGCATTTTTAATTCTGATCTTTTTGAATGGAGTCGACGATGACTATAATGCCGAATGCTATTTTTTCTGAAACTGGAATGGGTAAAAGTTGTTGGCAGGTATAAGTTAAGTGTAAATTTCTATGGTTTTCATGTCGATAATGCTGTCTGTGCATTTTTTAATGCCTTGTAAATAAAGGAATAAGCAGCTTTTGTTCGATATTACCCCTGCCTTTCATGCAGGCGACAGGGGGGCAAATCCCCTTGGGGATG
This sequence is a window from Halodesulfovibrio sp. MK-HDV. Protein-coding genes within it:
- the modB gene encoding molybdate ABC transporter permease subunit, yielding MSSEDISALWVTFKLATIVMIVLLVVCVPIAYLLAKGRFRGKRYIQAACNLPMVLPPTVLGFGLLFVMGPYSVIGSFWKSLTGSSLTFSFFGLVLGSLLYSLPFGILPMQAAFEKIDDDLIEAGRALGLSNLQTFFYVVLPNSRGGLAASAALIFAHTVGEFGVALMIGGSIPHETRVISIAIFEHTESINYEAAAILSLVLLVVSYISLVFIGKSSTGEVGGHVRARNNNTKKKEFPYGTVQTVCIRTFD